One stretch of Amycolatopsis tolypomycina DNA includes these proteins:
- a CDS encoding bifunctional aldolase/short-chain dehydrogenase: MTVPEQLIARSNALGADPRNTNYAGGNTSAKGALTDPVTGSPTDVLWVKGSGGDLGTLTEAGLAVLRLDRLRALVDVYPGVEREDEMVAAFDYCLHGRGGAAPSIDTAMHGLVEAAHVDHLHPDSGIALATAADGPALTKECFGDRVAWVDWRRPGFQLGLDIAAVKAANPQAIGVILGGHGITAWGATSEECERNSLEIIRTAESFLAERGAPEPFGPVVPGFEALPTAERRARAAALAPVIRGLAATDQQVVGHYTDSEVVLDFLAREKLQPLAALGTSCPDHFLRTKVRPLVLDLPATAPVDSVRERLKELHTEYRAEYAAYYDRHANADSPAMRGADPAIVLVPGVGMFSFGKDKQTARVAGEFYVNAINVMRGAEAVSTYAPIPESEKFRIEYWALEEAKLQRMPKPKPLAGRIALVTGAGSGIGKAIAQRLAAEGACVTIADLNGDAATEVAAEIGGTAVTADVTDAAAVQAAIDATVLAYGGIDLVVNNAGLSISKPLLETTERDWDLQHDVMAKGSFLVARAAAKAMIDQGIGGDIVYISSKNSVFAGPNNVAYGAAKADQAHQVRLLAAELGGHGIRVNGVNPDGVVQGSGIFAGGWGAQRAAVYGVEEAKLGEFYAQRTILKREVLPEHVAAAVFALTGGELTHTTGLHVPVDAGVAAAFLR; the protein is encoded by the coding sequence ATGACCGTGCCGGAGCAGCTCATCGCGCGCAGCAACGCGCTCGGGGCCGACCCGCGCAACACCAACTACGCCGGCGGCAACACCTCCGCCAAGGGCGCGCTGACCGACCCGGTCACCGGCTCGCCCACCGACGTCCTGTGGGTCAAGGGCTCCGGCGGCGACCTCGGCACGCTGACCGAGGCGGGCCTCGCGGTACTGCGGCTGGACCGGCTGCGGGCCCTGGTCGACGTGTACCCGGGCGTCGAGCGCGAGGACGAGATGGTCGCCGCGTTCGACTACTGCCTGCACGGCCGCGGCGGCGCGGCGCCGTCGATCGACACGGCGATGCACGGTCTCGTCGAGGCCGCGCACGTCGACCACCTGCACCCCGACTCGGGCATCGCGCTGGCCACGGCGGCCGACGGCCCAGCCCTGACCAAGGAGTGCTTCGGCGACCGCGTCGCGTGGGTCGACTGGCGGCGGCCCGGGTTCCAGCTCGGCCTGGACATCGCCGCGGTCAAGGCGGCCAACCCCCAGGCCATCGGCGTGATCCTCGGCGGCCACGGCATCACGGCGTGGGGCGCCACCTCCGAGGAGTGCGAGCGCAACTCCCTGGAGATCATCCGCACGGCCGAATCCTTCCTGGCCGAGCGGGGCGCGCCGGAGCCGTTCGGCCCGGTGGTCCCCGGCTTCGAAGCCCTGCCCACCGCCGAACGCCGGGCGCGGGCGGCCGCGCTGGCGCCGGTGATCCGCGGGCTCGCCGCCACCGACCAGCAGGTCGTCGGGCACTACACCGACAGCGAGGTCGTGCTCGACTTCCTGGCTCGCGAGAAGCTCCAACCCCTTGCGGCGCTGGGCACGTCGTGTCCCGACCACTTCCTGCGCACCAAGGTCCGGCCCCTCGTGCTCGACCTGCCCGCGACGGCTCCGGTCGACAGTGTCCGCGAACGCCTGAAGGAATTGCATACCGAATACCGTGCGGAGTATGCGGCCTACTACGACCGGCACGCGAATGCGGATTCGCCCGCGATGCGCGGGGCCGACCCGGCGATCGTGCTCGTCCCCGGGGTCGGGATGTTCTCCTTCGGCAAGGACAAGCAGACCGCGCGGGTGGCGGGCGAGTTCTACGTCAACGCCATCAACGTCATGCGCGGCGCCGAAGCCGTCTCGACCTATGCGCCGATCCCGGAAAGCGAGAAGTTCCGGATCGAATACTGGGCCCTCGAAGAAGCCAAACTCCAGCGCATGCCCAAGCCGAAGCCCCTGGCCGGCAGGATCGCCCTGGTCACCGGCGCGGGGTCGGGCATCGGCAAGGCCATCGCCCAGCGGCTCGCGGCCGAGGGGGCCTGCGTGACGATCGCCGACCTCAACGGCGACGCGGCCACGGAAGTCGCGGCGGAGATCGGCGGCACCGCAGTCACCGCCGACGTCACCGACGCCGCGGCGGTCCAGGCCGCAATCGACGCGACCGTGCTGGCCTACGGCGGCATCGACCTGGTCGTGAACAACGCCGGGCTGTCCATCTCGAAGCCGCTGCTGGAGACCACCGAACGCGACTGGGACCTGCAGCACGACGTCATGGCGAAGGGCTCGTTCCTGGTCGCCCGGGCGGCGGCCAAGGCCATGATCGACCAGGGCATCGGCGGGGACATCGTCTACATCTCGTCGAAGAACTCGGTGTTCGCGGGCCCGAACAACGTCGCCTACGGCGCCGCCAAGGCCGACCAGGCCCACCAGGTCCGGCTCCTGGCCGCCGAGCTGGGTGGGCACGGCATCCGCGTCAACGGCGTCAACCCCGACGGCGTCGTCCAGGGCTCCGGCATCTTCGCCGGCGGCTGGGGCGCCCAGCGGGCCGCGGTCTACGGCGTCGAAGAGGCGAAGCTCGGCGAGTTCTACGCCCAGCGGACCATCCTCAAGCGCGAGGTGCTGCCCGAGCACGTCGCCGCCGCGGTGTTCGCCCTCACCGGCGGCGAGCTGACCCACACCACCGGCCTGCACGTGCCGGTGGACGCCGGGGTGGCCGCCGCGTTCCTGCGTTAG
- the rhaI gene encoding L-rhamnose isomerase, which translates to MIAVDVKAALRAQRIETPSWAYANSGTRFKVFPQPGVPRTPEEKIADAAMVHKLTGVAPSVALHIPWDKVDDYAALTAYARDLGVEIGAINTNVFQDEDYKLGSVTNPDAGIRRKATDHLLEAIDIMDATGSRDLKLWFSDGINYPGQDDIRDRQDRLASALRETYDRLGLQQRMLLEYKLFEPAFYATDVPDWGTSYAHCIELGERATVCIDTGHHAPGTNIEFIVAFLLRAGKLGAFDFNSRFYADDDLMVGAADPFQLFRIMYEIVRADALDPSYGIAFMLDQCHNIEAKIPAIIRSVMNVQEATAKALLVDRNALRAAQQAGNVLEANAVLMDAYNTDVRPLLAELRTEAGLDPDPIAAYHRSGYQEKIVAERAGGTQAGWGA; encoded by the coding sequence GTGATCGCCGTGGATGTCAAAGCGGCTCTGCGGGCCCAGCGCATCGAGACGCCGTCGTGGGCGTACGCGAACTCGGGCACCCGGTTCAAGGTGTTCCCGCAACCGGGCGTGCCGCGCACGCCCGAGGAGAAGATCGCCGACGCCGCGATGGTGCACAAGCTCACCGGCGTTGCGCCGAGCGTCGCGCTGCACATCCCGTGGGACAAGGTCGACGACTACGCCGCCCTGACCGCCTATGCGCGTGACCTCGGCGTCGAAATCGGCGCGATCAACACCAACGTCTTCCAGGACGAGGACTACAAGCTCGGCTCGGTGACCAACCCCGACGCCGGCATCCGCCGCAAGGCGACCGACCACCTCCTGGAAGCCATCGACATCATGGACGCGACCGGCTCGCGCGACCTGAAGCTGTGGTTCTCCGACGGGATCAACTACCCCGGCCAGGACGACATCCGCGACCGGCAGGACAGGCTGGCGTCGGCGCTGCGCGAGACGTACGACCGGCTGGGGCTCCAGCAGCGGATGCTGCTGGAGTACAAGCTGTTCGAGCCGGCGTTCTACGCCACCGACGTCCCGGACTGGGGCACCTCCTACGCCCACTGCATCGAGCTGGGGGAGCGGGCGACGGTCTGCATCGACACCGGGCACCACGCCCCGGGGACGAACATCGAGTTCATCGTCGCGTTCCTGCTGCGGGCCGGGAAGCTCGGCGCGTTCGACTTCAACTCGCGGTTCTACGCCGACGACGACCTGATGGTCGGGGCGGCGGACCCGTTCCAGCTGTTCCGGATCATGTACGAGATCGTCCGCGCCGACGCCCTCGACCCTTCGTACGGCATCGCGTTCATGCTCGACCAGTGCCACAACATCGAGGCGAAGATCCCGGCGATCATCCGGTCGGTGATGAACGTCCAGGAAGCGACCGCGAAGGCCCTGCTCGTCGACCGCAACGCACTGCGCGCGGCCCAGCAGGCGGGCAACGTCCTCGAGGCGAACGCCGTGCTGATGGACGCCTACAACACCGACGTCCGGCCGCTGCTGGCCGAGCTGCGCACCGAGGCCGGGCTCGACCCGGACCCGATCGCCGCCTACCACCGCAGCGGGTACCAGGAGAAGATCGTGGCCGAGCGCGCCGGCGGCACGCAGGCCGGATGGGGAGCATGA